In Novipirellula caenicola, a single genomic region encodes these proteins:
- the rplM gene encoding 50S ribosomal protein L13, which produces MAKSGEVDKQWHIVDASDEVLGRLASDIAVVLMGKHRPEYTPHVDCGDFVIVTNADKVAMTGRKMDVRHYTWYTGHPGLRLESYSDRQQRKPEDLIFHAVRRMLPKNKLATQMLKKLKIYAGPEHPHTAQQPVVLQRVGKKASSDK; this is translated from the coding sequence ATGGCCAAGTCTGGCGAAGTTGATAAGCAGTGGCACATCGTCGATGCATCCGATGAAGTTCTCGGTCGGTTGGCGAGCGATATCGCCGTCGTGCTGATGGGGAAACATCGCCCTGAATACACTCCGCACGTCGATTGCGGCGATTTTGTGATCGTCACCAACGCCGACAAAGTGGCCATGACCGGCCGCAAAATGGACGTTCGCCACTACACTTGGTACACCGGGCATCCTGGATTGCGTTTGGAAAGCTACAGCGATCGTCAGCAACGCAAACCCGAAGATTTGATCTTCCACGCGGTCCGACGCATGTTGCCTAAGAACAAATTGGCAACCCAAATGCTCAAGAAATTGAAGATTTACGCGGGTCCTGAGCACCCACACACGGCACAGCAGCCAGTCGTTTTGCAGCGAGTTGGCAAAAAGGCCAGTAGCGATAAATAA
- a CDS encoding deoxyribodipyrimidine photolyase, translating into MLIPEIRHSDANTHPLRPDGDYVLYWMIAFRRTRYNFALQHAVDRAKEFNKPLVVFEPLRTRYRWASDRLHRFVIEGMRDNAAALAKKSATYYPYVEPKPGVGSPLLHTLAKKACTVVTDEYPCFFLPDMIKAVKDRIPARLELIDSNGMMPLRLPDRTFTVAHSYRRWMQKNILDVLLEVPKPDPLSRVTLPKLESLPEAITRRWPPADIDALLSPGGLDKIPIDHDVRPSPTVSGGAKAAQARLAAFIKNDLSRYADDRNHPDENATTGLSPHLHFGHIAAHEIVDRILDHEDWTPNQASEPKGKNHGFWNTSESAEALLDQLITWREMSFNRTFRDSEVYDHFDTLPDWAIETLRKHQSDPRDEVYTLKQLEAAKTADPLWNAAQRELVRTGVMHNYMRMLWGKNILRWTESPQEALRIMIELNNKYGLDGRDPNSYSGIFWTLGRFDRAWGPERPIFGKVRYMTSDSTRRKLRLDHYLEQFGPDSGA; encoded by the coding sequence ATGTTGATTCCCGAGATTCGTCACAGCGATGCCAACACGCATCCACTGCGTCCCGATGGCGATTATGTGCTGTATTGGATGATCGCGTTTCGGCGAACTCGATATAACTTTGCGCTGCAGCACGCAGTCGATCGAGCAAAGGAGTTTAACAAGCCGTTAGTGGTCTTTGAGCCGCTTCGCACTCGCTATCGATGGGCGAGCGACCGACTGCACCGGTTCGTGATCGAGGGGATGCGGGACAATGCCGCCGCGTTAGCCAAGAAATCGGCGACCTACTACCCGTACGTTGAACCCAAACCAGGAGTGGGAAGTCCGCTGCTGCACACGTTGGCAAAAAAAGCGTGCACGGTTGTCACGGACGAATACCCATGCTTTTTTTTACCGGACATGATCAAGGCGGTGAAAGATCGTATTCCGGCACGGCTGGAATTGATCGACAGCAATGGCATGATGCCGCTGCGGTTGCCCGACCGCACTTTCACCGTGGCTCACAGTTATCGCCGCTGGATGCAGAAAAATATCCTTGATGTGTTGTTGGAAGTGCCCAAACCCGATCCGCTATCAAGGGTCACGCTTCCGAAGCTCGAATCGCTGCCTGAGGCGATCACCCGTCGCTGGCCTCCGGCGGACATCGACGCATTACTTTCACCCGGCGGGCTCGACAAAATCCCGATCGACCATGACGTTCGACCGAGTCCGACGGTAAGCGGCGGGGCCAAGGCAGCTCAGGCTCGCTTGGCTGCGTTTATTAAAAACGATCTGTCTCGTTACGCCGATGATCGCAATCATCCTGATGAAAATGCGACAACAGGGCTCAGTCCCCATTTGCATTTTGGGCACATCGCGGCCCACGAGATCGTGGATCGAATCTTGGATCATGAAGATTGGACGCCCAACCAAGCGTCCGAACCCAAGGGAAAAAACCATGGATTTTGGAACACCAGCGAGTCGGCTGAGGCGTTGTTGGACCAGCTGATCACGTGGCGTGAGATGAGTTTTAACCGCACGTTTCGCGACAGTGAGGTCTACGATCACTTTGACACCCTGCCTGATTGGGCGATCGAAACGCTGCGAAAGCACCAGAGCGATCCTCGCGACGAGGTGTATACGTTGAAACAGCTCGAAGCCGCGAAAACCGCCGATCCGCTTTGGAATGCTGCCCAGCGTGAACTCGTTCGCACCGGCGTGATGCACAACTACATGCGAATGTTGTGGGGAAAAAATATCTTGCGGTGGACCGAATCGCCCCAAGAGGCGTTGCGGATCATGATCGAGCTTAACAATAAATATGGGCTCGATGGACGGGATCCCAATTCGTACAGCGGCATTTTCTGGACACTTGGCCGGTTTGACCGAGCGTGGGGGCCGGAGCGTCCCATTTTTGGAAAGGTGCGGTACATGACCAGTGATAGCACTCGCCGTAAATTGAGGCTCGATCACTATTTAGAGCAATTTGGTCCCGATTCGGGTGCGTGA
- the rpsI gene encoding 30S ribosomal protein S9 has product MVAVKKDKINGDALGTGRRKSSVARVRVRAGSGKIVVNSKPMGEYFVNAQDQASITQTLDAVGLNEQVDVLVRVSGGGMTGQSGAVRMGLARALVSYDESLHEPLRDGSYLTRDSRMKERKKPGLRGARRGVQFSKR; this is encoded by the coding sequence ATGGTCGCTGTAAAAAAGGACAAAATCAACGGTGATGCCCTCGGTACGGGACGTCGTAAAAGCAGTGTCGCTCGCGTGCGAGTTCGTGCTGGAAGCGGCAAGATCGTCGTGAATTCGAAGCCGATGGGTGAGTATTTTGTTAACGCTCAAGACCAAGCCAGCATCACGCAAACGCTCGATGCGGTTGGTTTGAACGAACAAGTCGACGTGCTTGTCCGTGTCAGCGGCGGCGGCATGACGGGCCAAAGCGGTGCGGTACGCATGGGATTGGCTCGTGCCTTGGTTAGCTACGATGAATCGCTTCATGAGCCGCTTCGCGATGGCAGCTACCTGACCCGCGATTCGCGTATGAAAGAGCGAAAGAAGCCAGGTCTTCGTGGTGCTCGCCGGGGTGTCCAGTTCAGCAAGCGTTAA
- the infA gene encoding translation initiation factor IF-1, with amino-acid sequence MAKKEEAFEVEGTVTQALANTRFRVQLETGSEVMAHVAGRMRKHFIRIVPGDKVRVELSPYDLTKGRIIFRER; translated from the coding sequence TTGGCAAAGAAAGAAGAGGCCTTCGAAGTCGAAGGTACTGTAACCCAAGCACTCGCCAATACTCGTTTCCGTGTCCAATTGGAGACCGGTAGCGAAGTGATGGCTCATGTTGCGGGCCGTATGCGTAAACACTTCATCCGTATTGTTCCGGGTGATAAGGTGCGAGTTGAATTGTCGCCTTACGATCTGACCAAGGGTCGAATCATCTTCCGAGAACGATAG